A DNA window from Vespula vulgaris chromosome 18, iyVesVulg1.1, whole genome shotgun sequence contains the following coding sequences:
- the LOC127070509 gene encoding peptidyl-tRNA hydrolase 2, mitochondrial-like, which yields MDFFKSFIKYDLDAKVGFVICTIAGYCLYKLIMNQISKKSVSDDDCIAYKELNDNQDCKLVLVVRNDLKMGKGKIVAQCAHAAVAAYRIALKYPPILKAWENSGQVKVTVKVNNEDELRAIAKAARDVGLITNVIQDAGRTQVAPGSRTVCGVGPGPARLVNLVTGHLKLY from the exons ATGGATTTTTTTAAGTCATTCATAAAATATGATCTTGATGCAAAAGTGGGATTTGTAATTTGTACCATTGCTggttattgtttatataaattaataatgaatcaGATATCTAAAAAATCTGTATCAGATGATGATTGTATT gCATATAAAGAGTTAAATGATAATCAAGATTGTAAATTAGTATTAGTTGtaagaaatgatttaaaaatggGTAAAGGAAAAATTGTAGCCCAATGTGCACATGCAGCTGTAGCAGCGTATAGAATTGCTCTAAAGTACCCTCCTATTCTAAAAGCTTGGGAAAATTCTGGTCAAGTAAAAGTTACTGTCAAG gTGAATAATGAAGATGAACTAAGAGCAATAGCGAAAGCAGCCAGAGATGTTGGTCtaataacaaatgtaatacAAGATGCAGGACGCACACAAGTAGCTCCAGGAAGTAGAACTGTATGTGGAGTGGGCCCTGGGCCAGCGCGATTGGTAAACTTAGTAACTGGGCATTTGAAACTTTATTAg